The Microbacterium horticulturae genome has a window encoding:
- a CDS encoding TerC/Alx family metal homeostasis membrane protein, giving the protein MDFVIPAWFEITAMAVLVAILAADLLLILKRPHIPSMKEATLWVVFYVCLALVFAVLLLWATGSGDAAGEFVAGWLTEYSLSIDNLFVFVLLMTQFSVPRRYQQEVLMVGIIIALVLRGLFILLGAALIENFSWIFFIFGAFLVYTAWKQAFPGKQEDDAHTETAVVRLLRRFIDISDQYDGRKLRTVVNGKKVLTPMLLVFVAIGFTDLIFAIDSIPAIFGITQNAFIVFATNVFALMGLRQLYFLLGGLLDRLRYLHYGIAFILAFIGVKLFFHALAVNELPFINGGHPVEWAPDISTWVSLVVIIASMVVAAGASAIAAAREKRAVAASTDDPE; this is encoded by the coding sequence ATGGATTTCGTCATCCCCGCATGGTTCGAGATCACTGCGATGGCCGTGCTCGTCGCGATCTTGGCAGCCGACCTGCTGCTCATTCTGAAGCGGCCGCACATCCCCTCGATGAAAGAGGCGACTCTGTGGGTCGTCTTCTACGTGTGCCTGGCGCTCGTGTTCGCGGTGCTGCTTCTGTGGGCCACCGGCAGCGGAGACGCCGCCGGTGAGTTCGTCGCCGGCTGGCTGACCGAGTACAGCCTGTCCATCGACAATCTCTTCGTCTTCGTGCTGCTGATGACACAGTTCTCGGTTCCTCGCCGCTATCAGCAGGAAGTGCTGATGGTCGGCATCATCATCGCGCTGGTGCTCCGCGGTCTGTTCATCCTGCTGGGCGCCGCCCTCATCGAGAACTTCAGCTGGATCTTCTTCATCTTCGGCGCGTTCCTCGTCTACACGGCGTGGAAGCAGGCCTTCCCGGGCAAGCAGGAGGACGACGCCCACACCGAGACGGCCGTCGTCCGGCTCCTGCGCCGGTTCATCGACATCAGCGACCAGTACGACGGACGCAAGCTTCGCACCGTGGTCAACGGCAAGAAGGTCTTGACGCCGATGCTGCTCGTGTTCGTGGCCATCGGATTCACCGATCTGATCTTCGCCATCGACTCGATCCCCGCGATCTTCGGGATCACGCAGAACGCATTCATCGTGTTTGCGACGAACGTCTTCGCCCTCATGGGGCTGCGCCAGCTGTACTTCCTGCTGGGCGGGCTGCTCGACCGGCTGCGGTACCTGCATTACGGCATCGCGTTCATCCTCGCGTTCATCGGCGTCAAGCTCTTCTTCCACGCGCTGGCCGTCAACGAGCTTCCGTTCATCAACGGTGGTCACCCGGTCGAGTGGGCGCCGGACATCTCGACCTGGGTCTCGCTCGTCGTGATCATCGCGTCGATGGTGGTGGCCGCCGGTGCGAGCGCGATCGCGGCGGCCCGCGAGAAGCGGGCGGTCGCGGCATCCACCGACGATCCGGAGTGA